Proteins from a genomic interval of Kitasatospora herbaricolor:
- a CDS encoding NRDE family protein — MSFDPGSPVPVLVLAARDEYADRAWLPPARHWPDRPRLLGGLDLLAGGTWLAVDPGGAGRVPLLSCVLNGFGVPADPAGRLSRGELPLLAAQGDRLTDRDWPRYDPFHLITAGPDAVSMLGWSGTELTRRALEPGLHAVINDGMEGLAEHRTSSRRASRMMAARLAYFRPRLAAVHRPEPPTAAAPGAVAPTADVWGDWAPIADGDGLDRTDPAALVQRRDFGEGRIWATTSLALVGLGRSAVRYDFNPAPGNAAWYPVDTRPAGD; from the coding sequence GTGAGTTTCGATCCCGGCTCGCCGGTGCCGGTCCTGGTCCTCGCAGCCCGGGACGAGTACGCCGACCGGGCCTGGCTGCCGCCGGCCCGGCACTGGCCGGACCGGCCGCGGCTGCTGGGCGGCCTCGATCTGCTGGCGGGCGGCACCTGGCTGGCCGTGGACCCGGGCGGCGCGGGCCGGGTGCCCCTTCTCTCCTGCGTCCTGAACGGGTTCGGGGTCCCCGCCGACCCGGCCGGCCGTCTCTCGCGCGGAGAACTGCCTCTGCTGGCGGCGCAGGGCGACCGTCTCACCGACCGTGACTGGCCTCGCTACGACCCCTTCCACCTGATCACCGCCGGGCCGGACGCGGTGTCCATGCTGGGGTGGAGCGGCACCGAGCTCACCCGCCGGGCGCTGGAGCCGGGTCTGCACGCCGTGATCAACGACGGGATGGAGGGCCTCGCCGAGCACCGTACGTCCTCCCGGCGCGCCTCGCGGATGATGGCCGCCCGGCTCGCGTACTTCCGGCCCCGGCTGGCGGCCGTCCACCGGCCGGAGCCGCCGACCGCAGCCGCCCCCGGGGCCGTCGCCCCGACCGCCGATGTGTGGGGCGACTGGGCGCCGATCGCGGACGGCGACGGGCTGGACCGCACGGATCCGGCCGCGCTCGTCCAGCGCCGCGACTTCGGCGAGGGCCGGATCTGGGCGACCACCTCGCTCGCGCTGGTGGGACTCGGCCGCAGCGCGGTCCGCTACGACTTCAACCCGGCGCCGGGCAACGCCGCCTGGTACCCGGTCGACACCCGGCCGGCCGGCGACTGA
- a CDS encoding diacylglycerol kinase — MSGPAAAGPIREVTLLTNPAAGGGRAEKAARRAAARLRERGVEVLATTGSNAAHSLRLAREAVARGTGALVVAGGDGMISLALQALAGNGVPLGVIPAGTGNDHAREFGIPLKAPEAAADVIVDGRVESVDLGRIQAADGTVRVFGSVLATGFDSLVSDRTNQLRWPHGRMRYNLAILVEFANLRPLPFRLVLADGTVVDRPLTLAAVGNTRSYGGGMVICPGADRTDGLFDVTLVHAMPRLRVARFFPTVFKGTHVRRSEVETHRTASLRIESPGINAYADGEYVGPLPAEVRILPRSLDVLVPGATAR; from the coding sequence GTGAGCGGGCCCGCGGCCGCGGGGCCGATCCGCGAGGTCACCCTGCTCACCAACCCGGCCGCGGGCGGCGGCCGGGCCGAGAAGGCCGCCCGGCGGGCGGCCGCCCGGCTGCGCGAGCGCGGCGTCGAGGTCCTCGCCACCACCGGCAGCAACGCCGCGCACTCCCTGCGACTGGCCCGCGAGGCGGTCGCCCGGGGCACCGGCGCGCTGGTGGTCGCGGGCGGCGACGGCATGATCAGCCTCGCCCTGCAGGCCCTCGCCGGCAACGGGGTGCCGCTCGGCGTGATCCCGGCCGGCACCGGCAACGACCACGCCCGCGAGTTCGGGATCCCGCTCAAGGCCCCCGAGGCCGCGGCGGACGTGATCGTCGACGGGCGGGTGGAGAGCGTCGACCTCGGCCGGATCCAGGCCGCCGACGGGACCGTCCGGGTCTTCGGCTCGGTGCTGGCCACCGGGTTCGACTCGCTGGTCAGCGACCGGACCAACCAGCTCCGCTGGCCGCACGGCCGGATGCGCTACAACCTGGCCATCCTGGTCGAGTTCGCCAACCTGCGGCCGCTGCCGTTCCGGCTGGTGCTGGCGGACGGCACGGTCGTCGACCGCCCGCTGACCCTGGCGGCCGTCGGCAACACCCGCAGCTACGGCGGCGGGATGGTGATCTGCCCGGGGGCCGACCGCACCGACGGCCTGTTCGACGTCACCCTCGTGCACGCCATGCCCCGCCTGCGGGTGGCACGATTCTTCCCGACCGTGTTCAAGGGCACCCACGTGCGGCGCTCCGAGGTGGAGACCCACCGGACGGCTTCGCTGCGGATCGAGTCCCCGGGGATCAACGCGTACGCGGACGGCGAGTACGTCGGCCCGCTGCCGGCCGAGGTCCGGATCCTGCCGCGGTCGCTCGACGTCCTCGTCCCCGGCGCGACCGCGCGCTGA
- a CDS encoding FAD-binding oxidoreductase, with product MTPDAPTGPDRTPATLPLPPMKWDAWGDPDLAKPLSEDIRALLEQALGVTPADHPAPTAEEVVLRPSALAREDLDALAGIVGAAHVSSHDADRLPRAGGKSTPDLLRRRSREVQDAPDAVVLPGGEDEVTAVLALCAERRIAVVPFGGGTSVVGGVDPVRGRFTAVISLDLRRFDRLESLDEVSGEAVLGAGLTGPQAEALLAARGYELGHYPQSFRYATVGGFAATRSSGQNSAGHGRFDDMVRGLRVLTPAGAIDLGRAPASAAGPDLRQLFLGSEGTLGVITAVRLRVHPTPAVKIHEAWSFPDFATGAAALREVEQQGTGPTVIRISDETETAINLAMTERIGGAQVTGGCLAVTVFEGTPEQTAARHLRTREVLLAAGGTSLGEEAAKAWEHGRFNAPYLRDSLLTAGALCETLETATSWAGLSALKAAVTSALEGALRESGSSALVMCHISHVYPTGASLYFTVVAAQQGDPLEQWGRAKQAAGDAILAHGGTITHHHAVGTDHLPWMTREIGDLGVKILRAVKDAVDPTGILNPGKLIP from the coding sequence ATGACTCCCGATGCGCCAACCGGACCGGACCGGACGCCCGCCACCCTGCCGCTGCCCCCGATGAAGTGGGACGCGTGGGGCGACCCCGACCTCGCCAAGCCGCTCTCCGAGGACATCAGGGCGCTGCTGGAGCAGGCGCTCGGGGTGACGCCGGCCGACCACCCCGCGCCCACCGCGGAGGAGGTCGTGCTGCGGCCGTCCGCCCTCGCGCGGGAGGACCTGGACGCCCTCGCCGGGATCGTCGGCGCCGCGCACGTCAGCAGCCACGACGCCGACCGGCTGCCGCGCGCGGGCGGCAAGTCGACCCCCGACCTGCTGCGGCGCCGCAGCCGCGAGGTCCAGGACGCGCCGGACGCCGTCGTGCTCCCGGGCGGCGAGGACGAGGTCACGGCCGTCCTGGCGCTCTGCGCCGAGCGACGGATCGCCGTCGTGCCGTTCGGGGGCGGCACCAGCGTGGTCGGCGGCGTCGACCCGGTCCGCGGCCGCTTCACCGCCGTCATCTCGCTCGACCTGCGGCGCTTCGACCGCCTGGAGTCGCTGGACGAGGTCTCCGGCGAGGCCGTCCTCGGCGCGGGACTGACCGGTCCGCAGGCCGAGGCGCTGCTCGCCGCCCGGGGGTACGAGCTCGGCCACTACCCGCAGAGCTTCCGGTACGCGACCGTGGGCGGCTTCGCGGCCACCCGGTCCTCCGGCCAGAACTCGGCGGGCCACGGCCGCTTCGACGACATGGTGCGCGGGCTGCGCGTGCTCACGCCCGCCGGCGCGATCGACCTCGGGCGTGCCCCGGCCTCGGCCGCCGGGCCGGACCTCCGCCAGCTGTTCCTCGGCTCCGAGGGCACGCTGGGCGTCATCACCGCCGTCCGACTGCGGGTCCACCCCACTCCCGCCGTGAAGATCCACGAGGCGTGGAGCTTCCCCGACTTCGCGACCGGCGCCGCCGCGCTCCGCGAGGTCGAGCAGCAGGGCACCGGCCCGACGGTCATCCGGATCTCCGACGAGACCGAGACCGCGATCAACCTGGCGATGACCGAGCGGATCGGCGGCGCCCAGGTCACCGGCGGCTGCCTGGCGGTGACCGTCTTCGAGGGCACCCCCGAGCAGACCGCCGCCCGCCACCTGCGGACCAGGGAGGTCCTGCTGGCCGCGGGCGGCACCTCGCTCGGCGAGGAGGCCGCGAAGGCCTGGGAGCACGGCCGGTTCAACGCGCCGTACCTGCGGGACTCGCTGCTCACCGCCGGCGCGCTCTGCGAGACCCTGGAGACCGCGACCAGCTGGGCCGGCCTGTCGGCGCTGAAGGCCGCCGTGACGTCGGCGCTGGAGGGCGCGCTGCGCGAGAGCGGTTCGTCCGCCCTGGTGATGTGCCACATCTCGCACGTCTACCCGACGGGCGCCTCGCTCTACTTCACCGTCGTCGCGGCCCAGCAGGGCGACCCGCTGGAGCAGTGGGGCCGGGCGAAGCAGGCCGCGGGCGATGCCATCCTGGCGCACGGCGGCACCATCACCCACCACCACGCGGTCGGCACCGACCACCTGCCGTGGATGACCCGGGAGATCGGCGACCTCGGGGTGAAGATCCTCCGGGCCGTCAAGGACGCCGTCGACCCGACCGGGATCCTCAACCCCGGCAAGCTCATCCCGTGA
- a CDS encoding TetR/AcrR family transcriptional regulator, which translates to MSSSNADPQSVDDAILDAAAELITQLGARRTQLAEIARRAGVSRPTVYRRWPDVRAVIGALLTREIATTQARVARAGDDRESVVAWIVEVAVRIRDHAVLGALLHSDPEVLFEYVTERLGTSQRGLLDALCGALVLGQRHGSVRAGEPTELAAMVLLIAQSTVQSYRMVAQLLPEEAWRRELARALNGYLAP; encoded by the coding sequence ATGTCAAGTAGTAACGCTGACCCGCAGAGCGTCGACGACGCCATCCTCGACGCGGCCGCCGAGCTGATCACCCAACTCGGCGCCCGCCGCACCCAGCTGGCCGAGATCGCCCGCCGGGCGGGGGTCAGCCGGCCCACCGTCTACCGCCGCTGGCCGGACGTCCGCGCGGTCATCGGCGCGCTGCTGACCCGCGAGATCGCCACCACCCAGGCGCGGGTCGCCCGGGCCGGTGACGACCGCGAGTCCGTGGTGGCCTGGATCGTCGAGGTCGCCGTACGGATCCGCGACCACGCCGTCCTCGGCGCGCTGCTGCACTCCGACCCCGAGGTGCTCTTCGAGTACGTCACCGAGCGGCTCGGCACCAGCCAGCGCGGCCTGCTCGACGCCCTCTGCGGCGCGCTGGTGCTGGGCCAGCGGCACGGCTCGGTGCGCGCGGGGGAGCCGACCGAGCTGGCCGCGATGGTGCTGCTCATCGCCCAGTCCACCGTCCAGTCGTACCGCATGGTCGCCCAGCTGCTTCCCGAGGAAGCAT